A window of the Henckelia pumila isolate YLH828 chromosome 3, ASM3356847v2, whole genome shotgun sequence genome harbors these coding sequences:
- the LOC140891995 gene encoding uncharacterized protein — protein sequence MASDSAASSPFKKVQIQRGDITFDAYVTGKDDAPGIIVLQEWWGVDFEIKNHAQKIAQFDLGYKTLIPDLYRGKVGLDVAEAQHLMEGLDWQGAVKDIEASVNWLKANGSQKVGVTGFCMGGALAVASSVLVPEVEAVVAFYGVPSSELADPVHAKAPVQAHFGELDNFVGFSDAKTGKALEEKLKASGVPHEVHIYPGISHAFMNKSDDGKQRRKGMGLKDEDDGAIELAWTRFRTWMSSFLSP from the exons ATGGCTTCTGACTCTGCCGCCTCTTCACCATTCAAGAAAGTTCAGATTCAAAGAGGTGACATT ACATTTGATGCCTATGTGACTGGGAAAGACGATGCTCCTGGCATTATTGTGCTCCAGGAATGGTGGGGCGTTGATTTTGAAATCAAGAATCATGCCCAGAAGATTGCGCAGTTTGATTTGGGCTATAAAACTTTGATCCCAGA TTTGTATCGAGGAAAGGTTGGTTTGGATGTTGCAGAAGCACAACATTTAATGGAGGGTCTTGACTGGCAAGGTGCTGTGAAGGATATTGAAGCATCAGTCAACTGGCTGAAGGCAAATGGTTCACAAAAG GTTGGTGTAACAGGATTCTGCATGGGTGGCGCTCTCGCCGTTGCAAGTTCTGTGTTGGTCCCTGAGGTTGAGGCTGTTGTAGCCTTCTATGGAGTACCTTCATCAGAGCTTGCGGATCCTGTCCATGCTAAGGCGCCGGTGCAAGCTCATTTTGGTGAACTTGACAATTTTGTTGGATTTTCGGATGCAAAG ACTGGAAAAGCATTAGAAGAAAAGCTCAAGGCATCAGGAGTTCCACACGAGGTACACATATATCCTGGAATTTCACATGCCTTTATGAACAAATCTGATGATGGAAAACAGAGAAGAAAAGGTATGGGCTTGAAGGATGAAGACGACGGTGCAATTGAGCTTGCATGGACCCGCTTCCGCACATGGATGAGTAGCTTCTTGTCTCCCTGA